Proteins from one Sphingomonas sp. HF-S4 genomic window:
- a CDS encoding trans-sulfuration enzyme family protein encodes MKRRTGQDRSVTRNWKPATQAIRGGTMRSEFGETSEALFLSSGYAYDCAGDAAARFAGEQEGMTYSRLQNPTVQMLEERIALLEGAEACRTMASGMAAMTAALLCQLEAGDHLVGGRAAFGSCRWLTDTLLPKFGIETTVVDARDAQQFQDAIRPNTKVFFFETPANPTMDVVDLEAVCGIAKAHGITSVVDNAFATPALQRPLKFGADVVAYSATKMMDGQGRVLAGAVTGTESFINDTLLPFTRNTGPTLSPFNAWVVLKGLETLDLRIRRQSENALKVGRFLEGRVPRINFPALPSHPQHNLFMRQMGDAGPIFSFEVEGRTQAHGLLDALQLIDISNNIGDSRSLMTHPSSTTHSGVAEDKRIEMGVTEGMLRLNVGLEDPEDLIADLDRALGQVGL; translated from the coding sequence ATGAAACGTCGTACCGGTCAGGACCGCAGCGTCACGCGCAACTGGAAGCCCGCAACGCAGGCGATCCGCGGCGGGACGATGCGATCGGAGTTCGGCGAGACCAGCGAGGCGCTCTTCCTTTCCTCGGGCTATGCCTATGACTGCGCGGGCGACGCCGCGGCGCGGTTCGCCGGCGAGCAGGAGGGCATGACCTATTCGCGCCTCCAGAACCCGACGGTGCAGATGCTCGAAGAGCGGATCGCGCTGTTGGAAGGCGCCGAAGCGTGCCGGACGATGGCATCGGGCATGGCGGCGATGACCGCGGCGTTGCTCTGCCAGCTCGAAGCGGGCGACCATCTGGTCGGCGGTCGCGCGGCGTTCGGATCGTGCCGCTGGCTGACCGACACGCTGCTCCCCAAGTTCGGCATCGAGACGACGGTGGTCGACGCGCGCGACGCGCAGCAGTTTCAGGACGCGATTCGGCCGAACACCAAGGTGTTCTTCTTCGAGACGCCGGCCAATCCAACGATGGACGTGGTTGATCTCGAAGCCGTGTGCGGCATCGCCAAGGCGCACGGCATCACCAGCGTGGTCGACAATGCGTTCGCCACCCCGGCGCTCCAGCGGCCGCTGAAATTCGGCGCCGATGTTGTCGCCTATTCAGCGACCAAGATGATGGACGGGCAGGGGCGCGTGCTCGCGGGTGCCGTGACCGGCACCGAGAGTTTCATCAACGACACGCTGCTTCCCTTCACGCGCAACACCGGGCCGACGCTGAGCCCGTTCAATGCCTGGGTGGTGCTCAAGGGGCTCGAGACGCTCGACCTGCGCATCCGCCGCCAGAGCGAGAATGCGCTGAAGGTCGGGCGCTTCCTCGAAGGCCGGGTGCCGCGGATCAACTTCCCGGCGCTGCCCAGCCACCCCCAGCACAATTTGTTCATGCGCCAGATGGGCGATGCCGGCCCGATCTTCTCGTTCGAAGTCGAGGGGCGGACCCAGGCGCACGGCCTGCTCGATGCGCTGCAACTGATCGACATCTCGAACAATATCGGCGACTCGCGCTCGCTGATGACGCACCCTTCGTCGACCACGCATTCGGGCGTGGCCGAGGACAAGCGGATCGAGATGGGGGTGACCGAGGGGATGCTGCGGCTCAATGTAGGGCTCGAGGATCCCGAGGACCTGATCGCCGATCTCGACCGGGCATTGGGGCAGGTCGGCTTGTGA